CTTGCGGCCGACTTCTTGGCCGGGGCCTTTTTTCCGGCAGTCTTTTTGGCCGTCGTCTTTCTGGCGGCAGTCTTTTTGGCGGGTGCCTTTTTGGCGGCGGTCTTCGTGGCGGGCGCCTTCTCGTTCCCGGAGCGGGCCTTCACGCTGGCCTCCAGCTTGGCGAGGAGGTCGGAGACGTCTTCGGTTTCGTCCAGCTCCTTGGGCTGCTCCTCGGTGGTAAACGCCTCGCCGCCTTCGAGTTTGGCCTGGACCAACTCGTGCAGCTGTTCCTGATAGGTGTCGTGGTAGCGGTCCGGGTTGAAGTCTTCTGCCATCGACTCCACCACCTGACCGGCCATCTTGAGCTCCGCGGGCTTGATCTCGACCTTCTTGTCTAGCACCGGAAAGTCCGGGTCGCGGATCTCGTCCGGCCACAACAGGGTGTGGATCACCATTACGTCGCGCTTGCCGAAATCCTTCACCCGCAACGCTGCAAGCCGCGTCTTGTTACGCAGTGTGAAATGAACGATGGCCATCCGATCCGTTTCGGCGAGCGTCTTTGCCAGCAGCACATAGGATTTCGAGGACTTCGAATCGGGCTCGAGGAAATAGCTGCGGTCGAACAGCATCGGGTCGACATCGCTGGCGGGGACGAATTCGAGCACTTCTATCTCGCGGCTGCGTTCTTCGGGCAGGGTGGAGATGTCGTCGTCGGTGATGATCACCATCTGACCGTCATCGGATTGATAGGCCCGCGCGATGTCGCGGTACTCGACGACCTCGCCGTCCACTTCGCACACTCGTTGATAGCGAATGCGACCGTTGTCCTTGGCGTGCACCTGATGGAACTTGATGTCGTGGTCCTCGGTGGCGCTGTACACCTTGACCGGCACGTTGACGAGCCCGAATGCGATCGAACCCTTCCAGATGGAACGCATGCAGCCAGTATGCCCATACCGTTGCCGGCAAAACAGTCCGACAGGCCCGCTGAACAGGGCAAGGGCGGGGCTAGCGCCGAGTTCGAGGCGAGACCGAGCCGAGAACGAGCCGAGAGTAGCCGCGTCCACGCGTGCGAAACTTGTTGACGGTCAACCCGATCGACCACCGGCGACCGAAGGTTTCTCACTCGAGCGCGGGCACTTCGCCGAAATAGTGCCGGGCCTGGTTGCCACCGGCGCGTTTGGCCTGATACATCGCGGCGTCCGAGGTTCTGATCAGGTCATCGATGAGCTGCGTGGCCGTCGTGAGAGGTCCAGTGCCGAGCGGGACGCCCGACGTGCCGATACTCGCGGTGATCTCAAAAGGCAGCGCGGCTATCGCGTGACAGATCCGTTCGGCCATGGCCGAGGGGACCGGTGTGGTTTCGATATCGGCGACAACGAATTCTTCGCCGCCGGCCCGACCAATCACCGCGGTCGCGCGACAACTCTGCTGCAGCGCCGTGGCAACGGCTACCAACGCTTGATCACCGGCCGCGTGGCCGTGGGTGTCGTTCAGTCGCTTGAAGTCGTCGAGGTCGATCAGCGCGACGACCAAGTACGAGCCGGGTGAGTTGCGATGAATCCGGATCAGTTCGTAGGCCGAGTTGTTGAAGGACCGCCGGTTGTACAGGCCGGTCAACGGGTCACGATTGGAGCCCTGCAGATCGGTCCGCAGCGTGTGCACCAGTGAGTGCATGCCAAATGGAACGCCGATGACGAGGCCCAGCACCACGATCAGGGAGCCGGCGGTGAGCGCAACGTCGCCGGTTTCGACGGCGAGTCGATACGACAGCACCACCACGCACGTCAGGGCCACGGCGAGGTTGACCAGCACATAACCGACGGCATGGAAGTAGGCGACGTAGGCGCCCAGGATCGCAAAGGTCGTGCAGCCCATCAGTGCCACGTACGGGTTGGACAGCGTGAACAGAGCTGCCGCAATGCCGGCGATCGCGATGAGCAGCCAACCGCTCGATTGGCGGCGCGTGGGCCAACGTTTCCACCGCAGGCCCGCGCCGGCTAGCCCGAACCCTGCCGCCACCATCGTGACCCCACGCGCAACCGGATTCACCGGCCCGGCCGGACTCCACAACATGATCAGCGGGTAGGCCGCAAAGGAGGCAATGAAGACGGCCGAGATTCGCCGCCACGGGTTCAGGAGGCCATGACTGTCCAGGTAGGCGCTGATCCAGTCGAATTGATCTGGCTGCTTGACCACGGGACTCGCCCACACCTCCTGGTGTTCGCCGACGCTGTTTCCCCCGGTGCATCCAGGGTCAATGTAGCCGGGGAGTCACGCCGTCCGCTCGGCGTGCAGGGCGGCCCGGTCGGGCAGGTCGGCGCCGGCGCGGCCAACCGTCAACGCCGACACCAGTCCGGCGGCCCGCAATGCCGAGGTCAGCTCGTCCACCCGGATCCGGCTCAGGGCGGCCCGTCGGTCGCCGCCCAACAGGTTGAGGTCCCACAGCGCGTCGACCAGACCGACCATAAACGCGTCCCCGGCACCGATGGTGTCGACGACCCGGACGGGCCGGGCGGACACGTGTGCCTCACCCGCGGCGCAAAACGCGCGGCAGCCCCGGTCGCCCATCGTCACTGCGACCACCGCAGGCCCCAGCGCCAGCCAGGCACGCGCCGTCTGCTCGGCTTGGTGCTCGGGATCGATCCAGGCCAGGTCCTCGTCGCTGACCTTGACGATATCGGCGCGTTCGACGAGTTGCTCGATGCGCCGGCGCACCAGATTCGAGTCGGCGCTTAGCGATGGCCGCACGTTTGGATCCAGCGTGACCGTGGCCGACACCCGGTAGGCGTCGAGCAGCGCCGCGACGGCCAGGCAGCCCGGCTCACGCACCGCGGCGATCGACCCGGTGTGCACGAACAGCGGCGGCGGGACTTCCGGTGTGCCGGAGAGCTGCCACTGCAGATCGAAGGTGTACGTAGCGGATCCGTCGGCGCCGATCTCGGCCACCGCGGTAGGTGTGCGCCCGGCGGTTACGCTTCCCGGAACCAGTTGCACGCCAGAGTCCTTCAGGTATTTCACGATGCGCCGGCCGTGCGGGTCGTCGGCGATGTGAGTCAGGAAGTCGACGTCGCGGCCCAGCCGGCCGAGACCGACCGCCACGTTGAGGGGACTGCCACCGACATGTTCGTCGTCACCGACGATGTCGATGAGCGACTCACCGATCACCAGACCACGGGTCATCGCACCAATGCCTCTAAGGTCGCGCGAGCGCCCTTGTCGTGCAACGACTCCAGCGCCCAGCGGTAGGCCTGGACGAAGGCGGGCTGCGCAGCGAGATCCCCGAACACCGCCGTGATTTCGATGAAGGCGGTGGGGTTCTCATATTGCGTGCGGGCGATCGGGATCAGCGAGTCCGCGAGCTGGTCGACCACCTCGAACGGTTCACCCCACTCGTCGATGCCCTCGGCGTAGCGGGCCCAGCTGGCCACCGTCGCCGCCGCCAGCCGAACCGGACGTTCGTTGGCGAGGTTGTCGTTGATCACCGGCACCAGCCATTTCGGAATGCGATCCGATGCGTAGCCGCACAGCCGTGCCACGGTGTCGCGGACGCCGGCATTGGTGAATCGCTCGATCAGCGTGCGGCTGTAGTCGTGCAGGTCGATGCCGGGCACTGGCGGCAGCGTGGGGATGGCCTCGGTTTCGAAGTAGCCGAGCAGAAAATCGGCGAACAACGGATCGCGCGCCGCGTCGTGGACGAACTCGTACCCGCACAGGTGGGCGAAGTAGGCCAGGCACTGATGCCCCGCATTGAGCAGCCGCAGCTTCATCAGCTCGTAGGGGGCGACGTCGTCGACCAGGAGAACGCCGGCCTGCTCCAATGGTGGTCTGCCGTCGGCGAACTCGTCTTCGAGTACCCACGCGGCGAACGGTTCGGCCACCACCGGCCACCGGTCGTTGACACCGAAATCGCGGCGCACGTCCTCGGCCATCTGCACGGTTGTGGCCGGGGTGATGCGGTCCACCATCGAACTCGGGAAGCGGGCTTCGTCGGCGATCCAGCGCGCCAGCTCCGGATCCCGGCTTTCGGCATTGGCTAGGACCGCCCGCCGCGCGATCTCACCGTTGTTCTCGATGTTGTCGCACGACACGATCGTCGGTGCGGCGATTCCGCGGTGCCAACGCCGGTGCAGGGCCTCGGTGATCAACGCGAACGCGGGCCCGTCCGGGTCCCGGTAACCGCCCTCGGTGATGGTCAGCGAAACGATCCGAGTGGTGGGCGCGGCGAGTACCTCCAATGCCGATTCCGGGTCGTCGGGTCCGTAGCGGTAATCGACGATCGACCCGATCACTTGCGCGTCCCGGCTGCCGTCGGGCTTGACCAGGATCAGCGTGTACAGCCCGTCTTGATCGCGCAGGACGTCACGCATCGTCCAGTCGGCGGGCATCACGCCCACGCCGCATATGCCCCATTCCGGCGCCAGGCCTTGCTGCAGTAACCGCTCGATGTACATCGCCTGATGGGCCCGGTGAAAGTGACCGGCCCCGATGTGGGCGATACCGACGCCGATGCTGCGGCGGTCGTAGCGAGGTGCTTCGATGGGCAGCCGCCCAAGTGCCGCATTGTTCAGGCTGACCGCGCCAGCCGTCATTGGCTAACTCCTCCCCGGGTCACGGCCCGGATCGTTAACGGTGTTGGGCACTGCCGGTCGGCGTGACCGACAAAAGCAAGACGTCGGCCAGGGCGCGCCACGAATCGGTAATGGCGACCGCGCCCGCCGCAACCAATTCGTCACGGCGGCAATCCCGTTCGTCGGGCAGCACAAACATCAGATTACCGACGGTGGCATAACCGGCGGCGACCGCGGACGTCACGCCGGCAACCGAATCCTCGATGGCCAGACCCTGATGGGCATCGACACCGAGCACCTGGCCCGCATGCAGATACACCGCCGGGTCGGGCTTGCTGGTCGGCACTGGAAGCGAATCCTCGGCGCTGAAGGTGGCCGCCTCGGGGATCAGCGCGTCCAGGCCGGTAGCGGCAAAGCAGGCGCGTAGCCGCTTGGTGGCGCTGGAGCTGACGGCGGCCAGAGCGTATTGCGCGGCCAGGTCTCGCAGCGGCTCCAACACCTGCGGATCGGGCGTCAGGGTGACCCCTAGATGCGCGGTCACCCGCTCCCGCTCGTCGCGCACCCACCGCTCGAGCTCCTCGGCGGACAACGCGTCGGCGCCGGCCGGCGCCACCACCGCTCCCGGTCGCCCCTCGGCCAGACCGTGCTCCAGCGGCACCTGGCACTGCACCGCCAGGTCGAGGGCGGTGGTCCGGAAATTCTTCCCCACCGCGCGCTTGCGCAACTCCTCCGAGCTGAGCGGTGCGCGGACGCCGAACCTGGCCAGGAAGCGGTTCGTCACCTCGGTCGATGCCTCAAATGCGGGCCGCTCCGAGGGAAATAGGTTGTCGTCGGCGTCGCAGAGCAGGGTCGTGAGGGGCGCCGGGTCGAATGCCCGTACGAAGGTCAGGCCGTCGCTCATCGCGCCACCAACTCTCGCTCGCCATTGCGCAATGCCTCCCGCAGGGTGGGCACCACCCCGCGCTCGTCGATGTCGGCGATCATGGCGCCCAGCCGCTCGGCGAAACCGCGCACCCCGCGCAACTCGGCGAACATCTCATGGCCCAGCAGCGGGTCCGGGTTGCGGCGTGCCATGTTGGCCAACCTAGCCACCGGGATGGCCTGTGAGTCCTCGAGGCGAAGTTTGCGGCCCCTCAGGTCGTGCCCGCGCATGTAGCGGGCCCACCCGGCGACGGCCAGCATCAGCAATGTGTGCGGCCGGCCCTGCGCGATCGCCTCCTGCAGCGAGGGCAGCACAAACGTCGCGATCTTGTTGGTGCCGCGCCGGGCCAGCCGCGACAGCTGGTCGCTCATTCGCGGATTGCTGAGCCGCTCGAGCAAGGTGCCCCGGTATTCGGGCGTATTCATCCCCGGGACGGCGGGCAGCAGTGGCTGAACCTCGTCGCCAAGCAGCTTCTCGACGTAGGCGAAGATGACGTCGTCGCGCATCGCTTCGTCGGTGCGCTGGTAGCCAGCCAGCGTGGCCAGGCAGGCCAGCGCAATATGGGTTCCGTTGAGCAGCCGCGTCTTGATCAACTTGTGGTCGCGCACGTCGGCGACGAATTCGGCGCCGACCTCTTCCAGCGGTGGCCGTCCGTTGCTGAACGAGTCCTCGATGACCCACTGGCGATGTGGCTCGGTGACGACCGGCCACTTGTCGGCGACCCCGAAGGCTTGCTCCACGAATTTGCGCTCCGACTTCGACGTTTGGGGAGTGATCCGGTCGACCATCGTCGACGGGAACGCGACATAGGTGTCGATCCAGCGGGCCAGCCGGGGATCCTTCAGTGCGGCGAAGGACACCAGCGCCGTCCTGGCCGGCTGGGTGTCGCCGGCGATGTTGTCGCAGCACAGCACGGTGAACGGCGCGACGCCGGCGCGGCGGCGGCGCTCGAGTGCATCGGCCAAATAGCCCCACGCGGTGGCATAGCCACCGGAGGTGATCAGATCGGCACGCACATCGGGGTGATCGGCGTCGAATTCGTTGGTGACCGGGTTCAGGAAGTATCCGTTGTCGGTGATGGTCAGGCTGACAATACGGGTTTGGGGATCGGCCAAGGCGGCGCGGACCGCGGCGCCATCGTTGGGTGCGTAGTGAACCGCGCCGATCGATCCGACGACGCGGGCGGTCTGGCGGTCGTGACCGCGCTGCACCACGGTGTACAGCCCGTCTTGGGCCGACAGCAGATCCTTGACGTCGGGAGAGTGCAGGCTTACGCCGGTGACGCCCCAGCGATTTGAGATACCCGAGCGGGCCAGGTCGTCAAAGTAGACGGCCTGGTGCGCGCGGTGGAAGTTGCCGGCGCCGATGTGCACCACCCCCCGGTACAGGGCCGACCTGTCGTACGTGGGCACGTCGACTCGGTTTGCATGTAATTGCAGGGTCGCCTCGCTGAGAGGGACGCTGCTTTTTGAACGCCAGGGGGAGGGGATGACATCAAACATTGCCTTCCTGTGCCCAGGGTCGGGGGTCGATCTAAACGCGTCGTGGTCGATCTCACAGCGAAAAAATAGGCTCGACCGCGTACCTACAGGTCAGGGTCGTAACACGGGTGAAACGCGTAGGTTGACACCATGGCACCACGGGTGAAGCTCACCAACGCGGACAAGGTGCTGTATCCGGCGACCGGCACCACCAAGCGCGACGTTTTCGACTACTACATCCGCATCGCCGACGTGATGCTTCCGCACATCGCCGGCCGCGCCGCAACCCGCAAACGTTGGCCCAACGGCGTCGAAGAGGACTCGTTTTTCGAAAAGCAACTGGCATCGTCGGCGCCGGACTGGCTGACCCGCGCCAGCGTCACGCACCGATCCGGGACCACCACGTATCCGATCATCGACAGCGTGGACGGCCTGGCCTGGATCGCCCAGCAGGCTGCCCTGGAGGTGCACGTGCCGCAGTGGCGGTTCGTCGCGCAGTGGACGCGAAGTAAGGCCGAGGAGCGCAAGCCCGGTCCGGCAACACGATTGGTTTTCGACCTAGATCCGGGCGAGGGCGTGACGATGACGCACCTCTGCGAGGTCGCCCACGCCGTACGGGAGCTGATCACCGATATCGGGTTGACCACCTTTCCGTTGACCAGCGGCAGCAAAGGATTGCATCTCTACACCCCGCTGGACGAGCCGGTGAGCAGTGGCGGTGCCAGCGTGCTAGCGAAACGCATTGCGCAGCAGCTGGAAAAGGCGATGCCCAAGCTGGTGACCTCGACAATGACCAAGAGTCTGCGTACCGGCAAGGTGTTCCTGGACTGGAGCCAGAACAACGGCTCGAAAACCACTATCGCGCCGTACTCGCTGCGCGGCCGCCAACATCCGACGGTGGCCGCACCGCGCACCTGGGAGGAACTCGAGGATCCGCAACTGCGCCAACTGCGTTACGACGAGGTGCTCGACCGGGTCGCTCGCGACGGCGATCTGCTCGCACCGCTAGATGCCTCAGAAATCGGAGCACCGATCGCAGACCGACTGACCAAATACCGCAGCATGCGCGATGCGTCGAAAACCCCGGAACCGGTTCCCCAAGCCAAACCTGTTGCAGGTCAAGGCAATACCTTTGTCATCCAGGAGCATCATGCCCGCCGGCTGCATTACGATTTCCGGTTGGAACGCGACGGGGTGCTGGTGTCATGGGCGGTGCCGAAGAACCTGCCCGAGACCACCTCGGTGAATCACCTCGCGGTCCACACCGAAGACCATCCGCTCGAATACGGCTCCTTTGAGGGCATCATCCCCAACGGCGAGTACGGCGCGGGCAAGGTCGTCATTTGGGATGCCGGCACCTACGATGCCGAGAAGTTCCGCGACGACGAGGTCATCGTGAATCTGCGCGGCACCCGGATTTCGGGACGGTACGCGCTGATCCAGACCAACGGTGACCAGTGGCTGGCGCACCGGATGAAGGACCAGCATGTCTTCGAGTTCGAGGAGATTGCACCGATGTTCGCAACGCACGGCTCGGTGGCGAAGCTCAAGGCAAGCCAATGGGCCTTCGAAGGCAAATGGGACGGTTACCGGCTGCTGGTCGAGACGGATCACGGCGCCGTGCGGGTGCGGTCTCGAAGCGGTCGCGACGTCACCGGGGAATATCCCCAATTGCAGTCGCTGGCAGACGATTTGGCCGACCATCACGTCGTGTTCGACGGCGAGGCGGTGGTGCTGGACAAATCCGGCGTGCCCAGTTTTCATGCGATGCAGAACCGCGGCCGCAGCAGCCGCGTCGAATTTTGGGCGTTCGACGTGATCTACCTCGACGGCCGTTCGCTGCTACGGGCGAAGTACTCCGACCGCCGGAAACTGCTGGAAACACTATCCAGCGCAAGCAATCTCATAGTTCCCGAGTTGCTGCCGGGGGACGGCGCCGACGCTGTTGAACATTCCCTCGCCCAGGGTTGGGAGGGTGTGGTCGCCAAGAAGCGCGACTCGACCTATCAGCCTGGCCGACGATCGGCGTCCTGGATCAAAGACAAGCATTGGAACACACAGGAAGTCGTCATCGGCGGCTGGAAAGCCGGAGAAGGCGGGCGCAGCAGCGGCATCGGATCGCTGATGGTAGGCATTCCCAGCGAAGGTGGGCTGCGCTTCGTTGGCCGAGTAGGGACCGGCTTCACCGAACGCGATCTGGCCAACCTCAAAAAGGCGCTGGCACCGCTGCATACCGACGAGTCGCCCTTCGACGCGCGACTGCCGACCCGCGACGCCAAGGGCGTGACCTTCGTCGAGCCGGTTCTGGTGGGCGAGGTTCGCTACAGCGAATGGACCCCGGATAATCGGCTGCGCCAACCGAGTTGGCGTGGGATGCGCCCGGACAAGAAACCTAGCGAGGTGGTGCGCGAATGAAATGGGTGACATTCCGAGGGCTGGACGGCGAGCGGACTGGTGTGCTGTCCGGTGACGCGATCCACCCGGCGCCGGCCGGAGTGACGCTGCTCGACCTGGTGGCCCGAGGCGGCGACGGGTTGCGTGCGGCCGGCGAGCAGGCCCTGGGTGCCGCTCCCGTGCGGCTGCGTGACGTCACCCTGCTGGCCCCGATACCGCGGCCGCCGTCGATCCGGGATTCGCTGTGCTTTCTGGACCACATGCGCAACTGTCAAGCCGCCATGGGTGGCTCGCGGGTACTCAGCGATACTTGGTATCGCATCCCTGCATTCTATTTCGCCTGTCCAGCAACGGTTTTCGGGCCCTACGACGATGTGTCGGCAGCGCCCGGGAGCGCGTGGCAGGACTTTGAGTTGGAGATCGCCGCGATCATTGGAACGTGCGGCCAAGACCTGACCGTGGCCGAAGCCGAGCAGGCGATCATCGGCTACACCATCTTCAACGACTGGTCAGCACGCGATCTGCAACAGCTGGAAGGCCAGTTGGCGATCGGGCAAGGCAAGGGCAAGGACAGTGGCGTGACCCTCGGCCCCTACCTGGTGACGCCCGACGAACTCGGACCGCTTCACCGGGACGGCAAGCTGGACCTGCAGGTGAGCGCACTGGTCAACGACAGAGTGATCGGATCAGGATCGACCGCGCAAATGGATTGGAGTTTCGCCGAAGTCATCTCCTATGTC
This Mycobacterium simiae DNA region includes the following protein-coding sequences:
- a CDS encoding HAD family hydrolase; the protein is MSDGLTFVRAFDPAPLTTLLCDADDNLFPSERPAFEASTEVTNRFLARFGVRAPLSSEELRKRAVGKNFRTTALDLAVQCQVPLEHGLAEGRPGAVVAPAGADALSAEELERWVRDERERVTAHLGVTLTPDPQVLEPLRDLAAQYALAAVSSSATKRLRACFAATGLDALIPEAATFSAEDSLPVPTSKPDPAVYLHAGQVLGVDAHQGLAIEDSVAGVTSAVAAGYATVGNLMFVLPDERDCRRDELVAAGAVAITDSWRALADVLLLSVTPTGSAQHR
- a CDS encoding ATP-dependent DNA ligase, with the translated sequence MAPRVKLTNADKVLYPATGTTKRDVFDYYIRIADVMLPHIAGRAATRKRWPNGVEEDSFFEKQLASSAPDWLTRASVTHRSGTTTYPIIDSVDGLAWIAQQAALEVHVPQWRFVAQWTRSKAEERKPGPATRLVFDLDPGEGVTMTHLCEVAHAVRELITDIGLTTFPLTSGSKGLHLYTPLDEPVSSGGASVLAKRIAQQLEKAMPKLVTSTMTKSLRTGKVFLDWSQNNGSKTTIAPYSLRGRQHPTVAAPRTWEELEDPQLRQLRYDEVLDRVARDGDLLAPLDASEIGAPIADRLTKYRSMRDASKTPEPVPQAKPVAGQGNTFVIQEHHARRLHYDFRLERDGVLVSWAVPKNLPETTSVNHLAVHTEDHPLEYGSFEGIIPNGEYGAGKVVIWDAGTYDAEKFRDDEVIVNLRGTRISGRYALIQTNGDQWLAHRMKDQHVFEFEEIAPMFATHGSVAKLKASQWAFEGKWDGYRLLVETDHGAVRVRSRSGRDVTGEYPQLQSLADDLADHHVVFDGEAVVLDKSGVPSFHAMQNRGRSSRVEFWAFDVIYLDGRSLLRAKYSDRRKLLETLSSASNLIVPELLPGDGADAVEHSLAQGWEGVVAKKRDSTYQPGRRSASWIKDKHWNTQEVVIGGWKAGEGGRSSGIGSLMVGIPSEGGLRFVGRVGTGFTERDLANLKKALAPLHTDESPFDARLPTRDAKGVTFVEPVLVGEVRYSEWTPDNRLRQPSWRGMRPDKKPSEVVRE
- a CDS encoding mannitol dehydrogenase family protein; translation: MTAGAVSLNNAALGRLPIEAPRYDRRSIGVGIAHIGAGHFHRAHQAMYIERLLQQGLAPEWGICGVGVMPADWTMRDVLRDQDGLYTLILVKPDGSRDAQVIGSIVDYRYGPDDPESALEVLAAPTTRIVSLTITEGGYRDPDGPAFALITEALHRRWHRGIAAPTIVSCDNIENNGEIARRAVLANAESRDPELARWIADEARFPSSMVDRITPATTVQMAEDVRRDFGVNDRWPVVAEPFAAWVLEDEFADGRPPLEQAGVLLVDDVAPYELMKLRLLNAGHQCLAYFAHLCGYEFVHDAARDPLFADFLLGYFETEAIPTLPPVPGIDLHDYSRTLIERFTNAGVRDTVARLCGYASDRIPKWLVPVINDNLANERPVRLAAATVASWARYAEGIDEWGEPFEVVDQLADSLIPIARTQYENPTAFIEITAVFGDLAAQPAFVQAYRWALESLHDKGARATLEALVR
- a CDS encoding GGDEF domain-containing protein produces the protein MVKQPDQFDWISAYLDSHGLLNPWRRISAVFIASFAAYPLIMLWSPAGPVNPVARGVTMVAAGFGLAGAGLRWKRWPTRRQSSGWLLIAIAGIAAALFTLSNPYVALMGCTTFAILGAYVAYFHAVGYVLVNLAVALTCVVVLSYRLAVETGDVALTAGSLIVVLGLVIGVPFGMHSLVHTLRTDLQGSNRDPLTGLYNRRSFNNSAYELIRIHRNSPGSYLVVALIDLDDFKRLNDTHGHAAGDQALVAVATALQQSCRATAVIGRAGGEEFVVADIETTPVPSAMAERICHAIAALPFEITASIGTSGVPLGTGPLTTATQLIDDLIRTSDAAMYQAKRAGGNQARHYFGEVPALE
- a CDS encoding carbohydrate kinase family protein, which produces MTRGLVIGESLIDIVGDDEHVGGSPLNVAVGLGRLGRDVDFLTHIADDPHGRRIVKYLKDSGVQLVPGSVTAGRTPTAVAEIGADGSATYTFDLQWQLSGTPEVPPPLFVHTGSIAAVREPGCLAVAALLDAYRVSATVTLDPNVRPSLSADSNLVRRRIEQLVERADIVKVSDEDLAWIDPEHQAEQTARAWLALGPAVVAVTMGDRGCRAFCAAGEAHVSARPVRVVDTIGAGDAFMVGLVDALWDLNLLGGDRRAALSRIRVDELTSALRAAGLVSALTVGRAGADLPDRAALHAERTA
- the ku gene encoding non-homologous end joining protein Ku, which encodes MRSIWKGSIAFGLVNVPVKVYSATEDHDIKFHQVHAKDNGRIRYQRVCEVDGEVVEYRDIARAYQSDDGQMVIITDDDISTLPEERSREIEVLEFVPASDVDPMLFDRSYFLEPDSKSSKSYVLLAKTLAETDRMAIVHFTLRNKTRLAALRVKDFGKRDVMVIHTLLWPDEIRDPDFPVLDKKVEIKPAELKMAGQVVESMAEDFNPDRYHDTYQEQLHELVQAKLEGGEAFTTEEQPKELDETEDVSDLLAKLEASVKARSGNEKAPATKTAAKKAPAKKTAARKTTAKKTAGKKAPAKKSAARASSRS
- a CDS encoding mannitol dehydrogenase family protein; translation: MFDVIPSPWRSKSSVPLSEATLQLHANRVDVPTYDRSALYRGVVHIGAGNFHRAHQAVYFDDLARSGISNRWGVTGVSLHSPDVKDLLSAQDGLYTVVQRGHDRQTARVVGSIGAVHYAPNDGAAVRAALADPQTRIVSLTITDNGYFLNPVTNEFDADHPDVRADLITSGGYATAWGYLADALERRRRAGVAPFTVLCCDNIAGDTQPARTALVSFAALKDPRLARWIDTYVAFPSTMVDRITPQTSKSERKFVEQAFGVADKWPVVTEPHRQWVIEDSFSNGRPPLEEVGAEFVADVRDHKLIKTRLLNGTHIALACLATLAGYQRTDEAMRDDVIFAYVEKLLGDEVQPLLPAVPGMNTPEYRGTLLERLSNPRMSDQLSRLARRGTNKIATFVLPSLQEAIAQGRPHTLLMLAVAGWARYMRGHDLRGRKLRLEDSQAIPVARLANMARRNPDPLLGHEMFAELRGVRGFAERLGAMIADIDERGVVPTLREALRNGERELVAR